In Malus sylvestris chromosome 16, drMalSylv7.2, whole genome shotgun sequence, the following are encoded in one genomic region:
- the LOC126608947 gene encoding probable WRKY transcription factor 11 produces MAVDLVGFSKIDDRTAMQEAASAGLQSMEHLIRALSNHPPSQTPLDCREITDFTVTKFKQLISVLNRTGHARFRRGPANPPSDPVHPKPQTTLTVLQTPQSDKDSSTALSPPLSTTSSFLSSITIGDGSVSNGKAFSSISVPPAPAFSAGKPPLPQSHRKRCHDGETAKRSSSGHCHCSKRRKSKVKRTMRVPAVSSKIADIPADEFTWRKYGQKPIKGSPYPRGYYKCSTVRGCPARKHVERAQDDPTMLVVTYEAEHHHPHPSITAANVGLVFQSSKE; encoded by the exons ATGGCTGTAGATCTAGTTGGCTTCTCCAAGATTGATGATCGGACGGCCATGCAAGAAGCTGCCTCCGCCGGCTTGCAAAGCATGGAGCACCTCATCCGCGCCCTATCCAATCATCCCCCATCCCAAACCCCACTCGATTGCCGGGAAATCACCGACTTCACCGTGACAAAGTTCAAGCAGCTAATCTCTGTTCTGAACCGGACCGGTCACGCGCGGTTCCGCCGTGGACCGGCCAATCCACCTTCCGACCCGGTCCACCCAAAACCTCAGACGACTTTGACTGTTCTTCAAACACCACAGTCCGACAAAGATTCCTCCACTGCTCTGTCCCCGCCGCTCTCCACTACTTCGTCGTTTCTATCCTCCATCACAATCGGTGACGGCAGCGTTTCCAACGGTAAAGCCTTCTCATCGATTTCCGTGCCTCCGGCGCCGGCTTTCTCCGCTGGAAAACCTCCCCTTCCACAATCTCACCGGAAACGGTGTCACGACGGCGAAACCGCTAAAAGATCATCGTCTGGACACTGCCATTGCTCTAAGAGAAG gaAGTCTAAGGTTAAGAGGACGATGAGAGTGCCGGCGGTTAGCTCGAAAATCGCCGATATACCTGCCGATGAGTTCACCTGGAGAAAGTACGGTCAAAAGCCGATCAAGGGCTCACCTTACCCGAG AGGGTATTATAAGTGCAGTACAGTGAGAGGCTGTCCGGCAAGGAAACACGTGGAGAGAGCTCAGGACGACCCCACTATGCTCGTCGTTACCTACGAGGCTGAGCACCATCACCCGCACCCTTCCATCACAGCCGCAAATGTGGGCCTTGTTTTCCAATCTTCTAAAGAATGA